A window of Roseiflexus castenholzii DSM 13941 genomic DNA:
TGCCACGTTGCTGCGCACTCTGTTGCTGATGTGCCTGGCATTGCTGGTTGCGTGCAGCGCGCCGACGAGCGCAACAGTTGCTCCCTCGCCTGACGTGTCGCCAACTGTCGAATCGACGGCGACCCCTGTTCCATCTCCTGTTCCAATACCAACCCCTGCGCCCACCGCTACGCCGGAACCGCGTCTGGCGGAAGGAGTCTACATCGCCGGTATCGAGGTTGGCGGGTTGACCTCAACCGAGGCGCGGCAGGAATTGACGACACGCCTGGCGCCGCTGTTGCGTCCGCTCGATATTCGCGCTGGCGATCAGGAGATCATGCTGCGACCTGAAGATATTGGAATGCGCATCGCTCTCGATTCTATGCTCGACGTGGCACGCGCTGCGCCTATCGGCGAGCGTGTGCCGTTGCAGATTGTGTACCATGAAGACAAACTGCGCGCAGTGTTGACAGCGCTGAGTGAAGAAGTCAGCGTTCCAGCACAATTTTCGGTCCTGACCGAAACCAAAACTATTTCGCGCAGTTTTGTGATGGATGGCGGGTTGAGCATCGATATCGACAGTGCCATACAACAGATCGATGATCGCCTGCGCTCGGTGGGCGCGCCACGACGTGTGACGCTCACGCTTGCACCGCAGCGCGGACTGGCAGTGCGACCGGATCCGCAGATGCTTCAGGAGCAGCTTGAAACCATGGCGGACTCCTGGCGCGGCGTGATCGGCGTGTACGTCTATGACCTGACGAAGGCCGAAGTGGTCGCTGCTCTTAATCCCGATACCGCATTTTCAGCAGCCAGCACGATCAAGATGCCGATTATGCTCAACGCCTATATCAATCTGCCCGAATTCACCGAAAAGCAGCAGGCGGCGCTGCGCAGCATGATTGTTGACAGCGACAACCTGGCTGCGAATGCATTACTTGCGGCATCCGTCGGCGGCGTCGGCACTGAAGACGCCATCGTCGGCGCAGAACGGATGAGTGCAATGCTGGCTGATCTGGGTTTTACCGAGACGTTTCAGTACGTGCCGTTCGAGGCGCAGGATTATATCAAACTGATGAAACTCAAGGTAAAGGCGGGTCCTGCCCGTGGCGGGAAGCCGCCTTACACCGATGCCGGACGTTATCTGCGCACCACGCCGCGCGAAATGGCGACGCTGTATGTTGAAGTCGATCGCTGCGCGCGTGGCGAAGGTCTGCTGCTGGAGCGTTTCGACGATATGCTCACGCCGGAACGTTGCCAGGAAATGCTCGATAATCTGGCAAACAATGATGATAACCGACGCATGGTTGCCGGCATTCCCGAGGGCGTGCGCGTCGAGCACAAGAGCGGATGGATCGCCGATATGCAGGCGGATGTCGGTATTGTACGCTCGCCTGGCGGCGATTATGTGATCGCCATTTATGTGTATCGCCCTCTTGCCTCGGGTGATGCACCGGTTCCCGACCAGATTATGATGTCCACCATCGCTGCATTTTCGCGGTTGGTCTACACATATTTCAACCCGCTGACTGCATCGTAAGGTCTGGAGTCGGCGGTTTTCTTGCCAGGACCCGTGAGGTTTTAAGGGCGGACCAAACACCCGCGTGAACACCGGCACGCCCACCGTGGGACGGCCGCGCGCACGGCGCCGGTCCCATGCCCCCCCGCATACGGGGAGATCAGATGCAAACCTTTGTTCTAAGGGGACGGGGATGCCCCTGCCCCCGCATACGGTGGGGTCAGCTCCCCTGCCCCCCATATGGGGGGTTTAAGGGCGGACCGAACACCCGTGTGAACATCGGCACGCCCACCTTGGGACGTCCGCGTGTGGCGCCGGTCTCCCCGCTCCCGCGCGCGGGAGCGGGGCAGGGGGTGAGGGTAAAGGCGCACTCCTTCCGCCAGTAATATTCAACGGTTGATGCTACTGACCGTGATAAGCCGCTCCAGGCGCGCCAGGGCGGCGCCACTCTCAAGGCTCTGCCGCGCCTGCTGCAACCCCTCGCGCAGGTCGGCGGCGTAGTCGGCGGCAACAAGAGCGGCGGCGGCGTTCAGCAACGCCACGTCGCGCCGTGCTCCCCGTTCTTCTCCGCTGAGAATGGCGCGAACAATCGCCACGTTCGTCGATACATCGCCGCCGAGCAGCGCCTCGCGCGGGGCAGGCGTCAGCCCCAGGTCGCCGGCGCTGACCTCATACCGTCGCGGCTTGTGACCGGCACGCACTTCGATGACGAGGTTCGGTCCGCTCAGGGTCAGTTCATCCAGCCCGCCGTGCCCATGAACGACCAGAGCATGCTGCGCGCCGAGAAGGTAAAGCGCGCGCGCCATCTTCTCCGCCAGCGCCGGATCGGCGACACCAAGCGTCTGGTGGCGTGCCTGCGCCGGGTTGCTCAACGGACCGAGGGCGTTGAAGATGGTGCGGATGCCGATCTCACGGCGCACCGGTCCGACAAAGCGCATCGCCGGATGGAACTTCTGTGCGAACATGAACCCAATGCCCGCCTGTTCGAGACAGCGCGCCACGCCAGCGGCGTCGAGATCGATGGTGACCCCCAGCCCTTCGAGCACGTCGGCAGAGCCGCAGACACTCGACATGGCACGGTTGCCGTGCTTGGCGACCGTTGCGCCGGCGCCTGCCGCGATGAACGCGGCGGTCGTCGAAATGTTGAACGTGCCGGCGCTGTCGCCGCCGGTGCCGCATGTGTCGAGCAGCGGACCGTCGAAGTGGACGGGGATGGCTTTGGCGCGCATAACCCGCGCCATGCCGGCGATCTCGGCGTCGGTTTCGCCCTTCAGGTGGAGCGCTGTGAGCAGCGCCGCGACCTGCGCCGGGGTCGCCACGCCGGTCATAATTTCTTCCATCGCTTCGGCAGCCTGCTCTTCGGTGAGATCATGACCCCGAACGATCTGGATAATCTGATCACGGATTGGCATTGACAGGCTCCTGTGTCAGCTTGGGTTCGACCAGAAACGTCGGCGGCGCAGAACCGCCGCCGGCGGAAACGTTCAGTTTTGCAGCGGTGGCGATACGTGTCAGGCATCCCATCGCGCGGTCGCCATAGAGACATGGATCGGCATCGACATAATACGAGGAGAGAACAATCCCCTCGTTGTCCGACCAGATCGGATAGGGTTCTTCCGGCATCGGTACACGCTCTTGAAGCACGGATGGCTCGTCGAGCGCGCGTTCGAGCGCCCCTTCCCACGTCAGCGGTGAAGTTTCCCAGCCCAGGATAACCCCTTCGCCGCCATACGCATCGTTCGGTTTGAGCGCCAGGCGCTCACGGTGACGGCGGGCAAAGTCAAGCAGATCAACTCGTTCTCCCCGGTAGCGGGTCGTCCCCCGTTGCACCAACCGCGTCCAGGGAATATGACGCGCAACCGCCATCGCCGAGTCGGCGTCGAGGATGCCGCTCGCCGGTCCTTCGTCATCGGAGAGCAGCCACATGATCAGTTTGGTATGCGCCGGTTTCGTGCGAAACGGGTTGACGACGCACACCACGCGGTCGGCATAGGCGCGGATCAGCGGGTGGTGCAGATCGTACATGCTGAGGAATTCGTGCTGTAACAGGCGACGATAGACCAGATCGACCGGTCGCCAGGAGGCGCCGCCATCCGCCAGGCGCGTTTCGACGTACAGGCGCCCCCCCTGATATTGCAGGTCATCCGGCGTACAGACAACTGTCGGCAGTCCATCCGCTTCGAAGCGCTGCTGGAGGTGCTCGAACTCGGACCACGTCGTCACGCCGGGGAAATCGACAATGGCAACCGTCGGAGTCCCCCGTCCGCCCCAGGCGCGGTAGGCATCGAGCAGCATCTGTTGCAACTCCTGGCGCACCGGCAGCGCCGTCGCCTGGAAGGTTTCGCGGAATGCCGCCATGATCCGGGTCTGGTCGAAGATACCGGCAAGCGCGTCATCGTACCCGATCCCGGCGGGTGACTCGACATTCGCTTCGATGAACCAGCACCATGCGCCGTCCGGCGCCAGAAATCCGTCGAGGCGACCAAAGACGGTTGCGCCATGGTAGCCGGGGTCGATGGCAAGCAATTCACGTTCTGCCGGAGTAAGACGGTAGGGCGCCAGCAACGTCGGGTCGGTCAGTGCGGCTGCACTCACGGCGCGAATGGCGCGCCCGACGAGCGACGCAGCACGGGTCAGGGTCTCGTACTGCGCGCGGGTGATGAACCGTGGTCGCAGCACCGGGCAGATCAGACGGTCGCGTTGCGGACCGATGAGCATGCTGCGCGCGCGTTGTTCCGTGTCGAGGATTGTGAAGGTTTCGCGTGCCAGCGCCGCATCGAACAGGCTATGATAGTGCGCAATGATGCTGTCGAGATTGGCGGTCATGCTCAGCGCCCTGCCAGGAAATTGCGCAGCAATTCTTTACCCGCCTCGGTCATGATCGACTCAGGATGGAACTGCACCCCCTGCACCGGATGGTCGCGGTGGCGCACCCCCATAATCAGTCCATCGTCGGTCCATGCTGTAATCTCCAGACAATCGGGCAGATCGTCACGGCGCACAATCAGCGAATGATAGCGCGTCGCCCGAAACGGCGCAGGCAGACCGGCGAACACCCCCTGCTCGTTATGATGAATGAGGGAGACCTTGCCGTGCATCGCCTTTGGCGCGCGCACGACGGCGCCGCCGTATGCCGCGCCAATTGCCTGATGCCCCAGGCAGACGCCGAGGAGCGGGATCGTCGCACCCAGTTCGCGAATGAGTGCGACACTGATGCCCGCTTCGTTCGGGGTGCATGGTCCTGGCGATATGACGATCTTCTCCGGCGCCAGCGCTGCCACCTCGCCGACCGTCAGTTCATCGTTGCGTTTCACCGTCACCTGCGCCCCAAGTTCGCTCAGATACTGGTAGAGATTGTAGGTGAAGGAGTCGTAGTTATCGAGAAGGAGGATCATAGGTCGCCCTCCGCTGCGTCAATGGCGCGCAGCAGCGCTGCCGCCTTGTTGCAACTTTCCTCATACTCTGCCGCCGGGTCACTGTCCGCGACCACCCCCCCGCCCGCCTGCACATACGCGATGCCGTCTTTGACGACCATTGTGCGCAGCGCAATGCAGGTATCGAGATCGCCATTGAAGCCGACGTGTCCGACCGCGCCGGCGTAGATGCCGCGCTGTTCACCTTCGAGTTCGGCGATGATCTCCATAGCGCGGATCTTCGGCGCGCCGCTGACGGTTCCGGCGGGGAATACGGCGCGCAACGCATCGAGTGCCGTCATATCGCTGCGCAGTTTGCCGGTGACATGGCTCACCAGGTGCATCACGTGGCTGAACTTTTCTACCTCCATAAATGCCGGAACCCGAACCGTTCCCGGTTCCGACACGCGCCCCAGGTCGTTGCGCCCCAGATCGACGAGCATCAGGTGCTCGGCGCGCTCTTTTTCGTCTGCCAGCAACTCCTGCGCCAGCCGCGCGTCCTCTTCCGGGTCTTTGCCGCGGCGACGGGTGCCCGCAATCGGATGCGTGGTCACTATTCCTTCCTCGACGCGCACCAGCAATTCCGGCGACGCGCCGACCAGGTCGCCTTCGGGGGTGTGGAGGTAGAACATATACGGCGACGGATTGATCGTGCGCAGCGCGCGGTAAATGGCGAAGGGATGGACGCGCACCGGGCGGCTGAAGCGTTGCGAGGGCACGACCTGAAAGATGTCGCCAGCCGCGATGTACTCTTTGGCGACGTTGACGCGCCGCATGTATTCGTCGCGGGTGACGTTCGACGCAATAGTGACCGGCGCCGATGTTTCGGAGGGCCAGGGTTCATAATTCGCCACGAAGGAAAAAGTACGCTCCTGCGGCGTCTCGGCAGAATCACGCTCCGCCGGGAGTGCGTGGTTGTGTAGTGGAAGCGGCTGTCGCAGTCGCTCGATCAGCGCTTCGATCCGAGCCGCAGCACGCTGATAGGCGCCCTCGAGATCCGGGTCGTCCAGGTGGACGTGGGTCAGCACCTTGATCTTGTGGCGCAGATGATCGAAGACCAGCAGCGTATCAACAAATTGCCACAGTCCTTCGGGCATCGCATAGCCGCGTTTCTCCGGGCGCGGCAGGCGCTCGAAATAGCCGACCGTCTCGTAACTGAAGTAGCCGACGGCGCCACCGACGAAGCGCGGCAGATCGGGCAGGCGCACCGGGCGATAGGCGCTCAGGTAGGAGTGAAGCACATGCAGCGGATCGGTGTAGGGCAGCGTCTGCTTGTACCCGCCCTGCACCGCGCTGGCGACTCCCTGATCGAAACGGAGTGTCATGTACGGTTCGACGCCGATGAACGAGTAGCGCGCGATGTGCTGCCCGCCTTCGACCGATTCGAGCAGGAAGCTCCACGGTTCGCGCGCAACTTTGAGGAATGCCGATACCGGCGTTTCCAGATCGGCGAGCACCTCGGCGTAGAGTGGGCAGAGGTTGCCCTGCCCGACCAGGGCGCGCATCTCTTGAAGCGATGGAAAAAGTTTCATAGTATCCCCCCTGCAGTTGCGCCATGTGCCTGTGCGCCTGTTGAATGATCCACAAAGGGCGCGAAGCGGCGCGAAGGACTGTTTCCCTGGGTTGTTTGATGTTTGTGCGTTCAATCTTCGCACCTTCAACCTTCAACCTTCATACCTGTGGAATTCACCACAGAGCCACAGAGAGCACAGAGAGAAACGCCTTCGATCTGCGCGCCGTCTTGTGTGCGAACGTGCAACGGGCAACGTGCCATAGCACCGCCAACCCTACGTGCAACCTTACCACGTTCAACGTTCAACATTGGCAGGTGTGCTGCCTCACCCCCCTCGCCTCTTGCCTCATCCCTCTTGCCCCTCGCCTCTTGCCTCCTGCCTCGTCCGCTGGATGATCCACAAAGAGCGCGAAGCGGCACGAAGGACTGTTTCCCTGGGTTGTTTGATGTTTGTGCGTTCAATCTTCGCACCTTCAACCTTCAACCTTCATACCTGTGGAATTCACCACAGAGCCACAGAGAGCACAGAGAGAAACGCCTTCGATCTGCGCGCCGTCTTGTGTGCGAACGTGCAACGGGCAACGTGCCATAGCACCGCCAACCCTACGTGCAACCTTACCACGTTCAACGTTCAACGTTGGCAGGTGTGCTGCCTCACCCCCCTCGCCTCTTGCCTCATCCCTCTTGCCCCTCGCCTCTTGCCTCCTGCCTCGTCCGCTGGATGATCCACAAAGAGCGCGAAGCGGCACGAAGGACTGTTTCCCTGGGTTGTTTGATGTTTGTGCGTTCAATCTTCGCACCTTCAACCTTCAGCCTTCATACCTGTGGAATTCATCACAGAGCCACAGAGAGCACAGAGAGAACCGCCTTCGATCTGCCCTCGCGCCTCGTCCCTCGCGCCTCGCGCCTCACCCCTCTGCCCTCTGCCCTCGCGCCTCGCGCCTCTCATACCAATGACCGGTGACCATCCGGCAGTGTCACCCCGAGCCGCGCGAGGGGTCGTGCGCGACCCGCGCAGATTCCTCGCTGCGTTTACCCTGAGCGAAGCGAAGGGCTCGGAATGACACGCATGCGGCATCGTCAATCGTCATTGCTATCACCCCTCGCCTCGCGCCTCAAGCCTCACCCCCCTCGCCTCTTGCCTCAAGCCTTGTCCGCTGGATGATCCACGAAGGGCGCGAAGCGGCACGAAGGACTGTTTCCCTGGGTTGTTTGATGTTCGTGCGTTCAATCTTCGCACCTTCAACCTTCAGCCTTCATACCTGTGGAATTCATCACAGAGCCACAGAGAGCACAGAGAGAACCGCCTTCGATCTGCCCTCGCGCCTCGCGCCTCACCCCCCTCGCCTCTTGCCTCATCCCCCTCGCCTCTTGCCTCTTGCCTCACCCCCCTCGCCTCGCGCCTCACGCCTCGCGCCTTCAGATGAATTTCAGCCCCATCGCCTCTTTCATCATGTTGAGGGTTTTGTCGGCTTCGGCGCGCGCGCGGGCGGAACCGGCAGCCAGAATTTCCTCGACGATGCGCGGGTTGCGTTCGTACTGCGCGCGTCGTTCGCGGATCGGATCGAGGAAGGCGTTGATCGCCGCCGCGAGTTTGCGCTTCACCTCGACATCGCCGACTTTCCCCTGGCGGTATCGTTCCTTGAGATCGTTCACTTCATCGGCATTCGGATTGAAAGCGTCGTGGTAGATGAACACCGGATTCCCTTCGACCGTGCCGGGAATATCGGCGCGAATGCGGTTGGGATCGGTGTACATCCGGCGCACCTTCTCCTCGACAGTCCTGGCGTCATCGCTCAGGTAGATGGCATTATCCAGGCTTTTCGACATCTTCGCCTGACCATCGATTCCCACCAGCGTCGGCACATCGCCAATCAGGGTTTCGGGTTCGGGCAGCACCTCACCGTAGAGGGTGTTGAAGCGACGCGCAATTTCGCGTGTCACTTCCAGGTGCGACGCCTGATCCTTGCCGACCGGCACAAGATCGGCGCGCACACAGAGGATGTCGGCGGCCTG
This region includes:
- the trpE gene encoding anthranilate synthase component I, with protein sequence MKLFPSLQEMRALVGQGNLCPLYAEVLADLETPVSAFLKVAREPWSFLLESVEGGQHIARYSFIGVEPYMTLRFDQGVASAVQGGYKQTLPYTDPLHVLHSYLSAYRPVRLPDLPRFVGGAVGYFSYETVGYFERLPRPEKRGYAMPEGLWQFVDTLLVFDHLRHKIKVLTHVHLDDPDLEGAYQRAAARIEALIERLRQPLPLHNHALPAERDSAETPQERTFSFVANYEPWPSETSAPVTIASNVTRDEYMRRVNVAKEYIAAGDIFQVVPSQRFSRPVRVHPFAIYRALRTINPSPYMFYLHTPEGDLVGASPELLVRVEEGIVTTHPIAGTRRRGKDPEEDARLAQELLADEKERAEHLMLVDLGRNDLGRVSEPGTVRVPAFMEVEKFSHVMHLVSHVTGKLRSDMTALDALRAVFPAGTVSGAPKIRAMEIIAELEGEQRGIYAGAVGHVGFNGDLDTCIALRTMVVKDGIAYVQAGGGVVADSDPAAEYEESCNKAAALLRAIDAAEGDL
- the trpS gene encoding tryptophan--tRNA ligase, encoding MTQPKKRILTGDRPTGRMHLGHYVGTLANRVRLQDEYECFFLVADLHMLTTRTELERLRQTGENIRHVVLDNLSVGIDPEKSTYFLQSMVPAISEIALIFGMLTTVPRLQRVPTLKEVMQDLHIEQPSYGLLGYPVLQAADILCVRADLVPVGKDQASHLEVTREIARRFNTLYGEVLPEPETLIGDVPTLVGIDGQAKMSKSLDNAIYLSDDARTVEEKVRRMYTDPNRIRADIPGTVEGNPVFIYHDAFNPNADEVNDLKERYRQGKVGDVEVKRKLAAAINAFLDPIRERRAQYERNPRIVEEILAAGSARARAEADKTLNMMKEAMGLKFI
- a CDS encoding anthranilate synthase component II gives rise to the protein MILLLDNYDSFTYNLYQYLSELGAQVTVKRNDELTVGEVAALAPEKIVISPGPCTPNEAGISVALIRELGATIPLLGVCLGHQAIGAAYGGAVVRAPKAMHGKVSLIHHNEQGVFAGLPAPFRATRYHSLIVRRDDLPDCLEITAWTDDGLIMGVRHRDHPVQGVQFHPESIMTEAGKELLRNFLAGR
- the trpD gene encoding anthranilate phosphoribosyltransferase, whose product is MPIRDQIIQIVRGHDLTEEQAAEAMEEIMTGVATPAQVAALLTALHLKGETDAEIAGMARVMRAKAIPVHFDGPLLDTCGTGGDSAGTFNISTTAAFIAAGAGATVAKHGNRAMSSVCGSADVLEGLGVTIDLDAAGVARCLEQAGIGFMFAQKFHPAMRFVGPVRREIGIRTIFNALGPLSNPAQARHQTLGVADPALAEKMARALYLLGAQHALVVHGHGGLDELTLSGPNLVIEVRAGHKPRRYEVSAGDLGLTPAPREALLGGDVSTNVAIVRAILSGEERGARRDVALLNAAAALVAADYAADLREGLQQARQSLESGAALARLERLITVSSINR
- a CDS encoding serine hydrolase encodes the protein MKNITHAHATLLRTLLLMCLALLVACSAPTSATVAPSPDVSPTVESTATPVPSPVPIPTPAPTATPEPRLAEGVYIAGIEVGGLTSTEARQELTTRLAPLLRPLDIRAGDQEIMLRPEDIGMRIALDSMLDVARAAPIGERVPLQIVYHEDKLRAVLTALSEEVSVPAQFSVLTETKTISRSFVMDGGLSIDIDSAIQQIDDRLRSVGAPRRVTLTLAPQRGLAVRPDPQMLQEQLETMADSWRGVIGVYVYDLTKAEVVAALNPDTAFSAASTIKMPIMLNAYINLPEFTEKQQAALRSMIVDSDNLAANALLAASVGGVGTEDAIVGAERMSAMLADLGFTETFQYVPFEAQDYIKLMKLKVKAGPARGGKPPYTDAGRYLRTTPREMATLYVEVDRCARGEGLLLERFDDMLTPERCQEMLDNLANNDDNRRMVAGIPEGVRVEHKSGWIADMQADVGIVRSPGGDYVIAIYVYRPLASGDAPVPDQIMMSTIAAFSRLVYTYFNPLTAS